In Agarivorans gilvus, one genomic interval encodes:
- a CDS encoding GNAT family N-acetyltransferase — translation MEGALVCVASVYIDAGSARLRKFATLEEFQNRGIGTALLQHMIEDSKSLHVKKFWFDARESAIEFYRRFGFSMEGGRFFKSEIAYFKMAKSLVA, via the coding sequence ATTGAAGGAGCATTAGTATGTGTTGCCTCAGTTTATATAGATGCAGGTAGTGCTCGGTTAAGAAAGTTTGCAACACTTGAAGAGTTTCAAAATCGAGGTATTGGAACGGCCTTGCTTCAACACATGATAGAAGACTCTAAATCTCTTCATGTAAAAAAGTTTTGGTTTGACGCTCGAGAGTCAGCAATTGAATTTTATAGAAGGTTTGGATTTTCTATGGAAGGTGGTCGTTTCTTTAAAAGCGAAATTGCCTATTTTAAAATGGCTAAAAGCTTGGTGGCATAG
- a CDS encoding HNH endonuclease yields MALSKPQDLFSLASGDTVSKRNLFDLIQYSKVDSSPYWSGPEFTIGNTPQQGINWVGDLPSVKAVIIKTRPGSYEEDGWSDDDKSAFHYSFKARNGKVNFKEKANDVLIKQPQHLYPILLFTESKEGWRYEGDFSVSEIENNFVVLTRKGSSTENAIHNQDEAVYQEGERRYVTHLMAERSKAVVSAAKSATSWVCEICSMNFYDKYGVKYIEAHHKTPISTYSAKYTIKPQDLALLCPNCHKAVHIHMKNSGLEYDEITKILAPTG; encoded by the coding sequence ATGGCTTTGAGTAAACCACAAGATTTGTTTTCTCTTGCATCTGGAGACACAGTTTCAAAGCGAAATCTATTTGATCTAATCCAGTACTCAAAAGTTGATTCCTCACCATATTGGTCAGGCCCAGAGTTCACAATAGGCAACACGCCCCAGCAAGGCATAAACTGGGTTGGAGATTTACCATCTGTAAAAGCAGTAATTATCAAGACTCGCCCAGGCTCATACGAAGAAGATGGATGGTCTGACGATGATAAATCGGCATTTCACTACTCATTCAAAGCAAGGAACGGGAAGGTTAATTTTAAGGAAAAGGCAAACGACGTTTTAATCAAACAACCACAGCACCTTTATCCTATTCTCCTGTTCACGGAATCAAAGGAAGGATGGCGCTATGAAGGTGACTTTTCTGTTTCTGAAATTGAAAATAATTTCGTTGTCCTCACTCGGAAAGGCTCATCAACTGAAAATGCTATCCATAATCAGGATGAGGCGGTGTATCAAGAGGGTGAGCGTCGCTACGTAACCCATTTAATGGCAGAAAGAAGCAAGGCTGTTGTTTCTGCGGCAAAAAGCGCTACCTCATGGGTCTGCGAAATATGTTCAATGAATTTTTATGATAAATATGGGGTCAAGTATATTGAGGCACACCATAAGACGCCAATTTCTACTTATTCAGCGAAATACACTATAAAGCCCCAGGATTTGGCGCTCCTTTGCCCTAACTGCCATAAGGCAGTCCATATACATATGAAGAATAGTGGCCTTGAATATGATGAAATCACCAAAATTCTGGCCCCAACGGGCTAA